The Methanosphaera sp. WGK6 genomic interval TCATTAATTCCAGAATCCGTTGTGAAGGTTATTAATGAAATTAAAGGAGTTCAACGTATACAAAAACTAAATAAAAAAGAAATTAGTGAATTAATATAAAAAAAAGATATTATAAAAAAATAGAATGAGATGTTGAAAATGGGATTCATAAGAGATAGTATTCATGGAGATTTACATCTAACAGATTATGAATTAAAATTAATTGATACCGTTGAAATACAACGCCTAAGACGAATAAAACAACTAGGATTTACAAACCTAATATATCCCGGTGCTAATCACACCAGATTCGAACATTCCATAGGTACATTGTATTTAGCAAATAAATTAGGTACAATACTAGGATTAGATAATGAAATCCTTGAATTATTAAGAATTTGCGGATTATTACATGATATAGGTCATGCACCATTTTCACATGTATCAGAAAGAGCACTAAAAAAATCCCATGAAACAATAACCAAAGAAATTATTCTTAACTCACCAGTAACTGACATAATCAATGAAAAATTTGAACCAAAACTAATTACAAGCATTATAGATGGAAAAACAAAGTATGGTAAAATAATATCCGGTGATTTAGATGTAGACCGTATGGATTACCTTGCAAGAGACTCCTATTATACGGGTGTGGCATATGGTGTAATTGACACAGAAAGACTACTGTACTCATTAACATATGATGAAAACAACCTTGTTCTCACACAAAAAGGAGTTCAAGCTGCAGAATCAACACTACTTGCAAGATACTTCATGTATCCAACAGTATACCAACATCACACCACGCGAATTGTAAACAGTATGTTCAGAGTTTCACTAGAACACCTACTCAACAATAAAATAATAGAAGAAAAAGAGCTAAGATACCTTGATGACGGGGATTTAATCAATATAACACGAAATACTCCCGGACTACCACAAAAAACTATGCAAAACCTAGATACAAGACACTTATATAAGAAAGCAGATACAATTGAATTATCACAATTTGAAAATCCTGAAAAAATAGTGGAAATGGATAAAAAATACCTAACAGAAGCCGAAGAAACAATTGCAGCAAAATTAAACATCCCACCCGAAGAAGTTATAGTAGACATACCTGAAGAATTATCATTCAAGAAAATGAGCATACAAGTAAAAACCTATGACGGATTTCAACCATTGACAAAAGTAT includes:
- a CDS encoding HD domain-containing protein → MGFIRDSIHGDLHLTDYELKLIDTVEIQRLRRIKQLGFTNLIYPGANHTRFEHSIGTLYLANKLGTILGLDNEILELLRICGLLHDIGHAPFSHVSERALKKSHETITKEIILNSPVTDIINEKFEPKLITSIIDGKTKYGKIISGDLDVDRMDYLARDSYYTGVAYGVIDTERLLYSLTYDENNLVLTQKGVQAAESTLLARYFMYPTVYQHHTTRIVNSMFRVSLEHLLNNKIIEEKELRYLDDGDLINITRNTPGLPQKTMQNLDTRHLYKKADTIELSQFENPEKIVEMDKKYLTEAEETIAAKLNIPPEEVIVDIPEELSFKKMSIQVKTYDGFQPLTKVSTIIDTLKKAQYNYADLALFLSPENRDKAKNANIKLEDHITLPT